The following proteins come from a genomic window of Trinickia caryophylli:
- a CDS encoding exo-beta-N-acetylmuramidase NamZ domain-containing protein, which translates to MESSKSLRERAASALSEAVGRSFVHLRARLLALPVALTVALVPLSAVAADIPDAAREELNTIVEHEIAAQRIPGAVVAIGDASGVFYRAAFGERATTPRHEPMTIDTVFDLASLTKAICTTTAVMQLVETHRLRLDDPVARYWPAFAANGKGTVTVGQLLAHTSGLAPDVPLAARNRSRPGVLREVLAERLHAAPGARVIYSDINFVVLGELVQRITHRTLDDYARAHIFAPLAMRDTQFVPDLGHMARSAPTTPDGAGMREGRVHDPTAAAMGGVAGNAGLFSTADDLARYARMLLGGGRLEGARVLRSSTVASLTVPRSPPGELPWRGFGWALDAPLVPNRDRLAPLGALTHTGYTGTALWIDFVTQRFVIILSNRVHPYESGDARPLRAQIVGWLASRGKETGSDDIARALPLAAPAIDAFRRPPSSHGPVLSGIDVLQAQAFAPLAGMRVGLLTNRSGFDHAGRRTIDLLAQAPGLTLVTLFSPEHGLATDRDARVPDARDAATGLPVRSLYGGTRRFAPASLDGLDALVVDLQDAGVRLFTYETTLGYALEAAAARGIPLFVLDRPNPLGADTFGGPVLDADRESFTGYHPLPLVHGMTMGELATLLNDERGIGAQLHVIPMQGYRRAMRFADTGLGWVPPSPNLRTLAALDLYPDLALLEGANLSVGRGTARPFEQIGAPWMDGEALAQALNARALGARFRPVDFVPLESTYRGKLCHGVAIARDMASAPSGMLGLGIAIALRQLYPDRFDLDATRDAIGSTTVWEALRNGASLETLQPVLDAQRASFAARRSRFLLY; encoded by the coding sequence ATGGAATCCTCGAAATCACTACGAGAGCGAGCAGCTTCCGCGCTGAGCGAAGCCGTCGGGCGCTCTTTCGTTCATCTGAGGGCCCGCCTGCTCGCCCTGCCCGTCGCCCTCACGGTCGCGCTCGTTCCGCTGAGCGCTGTCGCCGCCGATATTCCCGATGCTGCACGCGAGGAGTTGAACACCATCGTCGAGCACGAGATCGCCGCGCAGCGGATACCTGGCGCGGTCGTTGCGATCGGCGATGCAAGCGGTGTGTTCTATCGTGCGGCATTCGGCGAGCGGGCCACGACGCCCCGCCACGAGCCGATGACGATCGACACCGTGTTCGATCTCGCCTCGCTGACGAAAGCGATCTGCACGACCACGGCGGTCATGCAGCTCGTCGAAACGCACCGGCTTCGGCTCGATGACCCCGTGGCAAGATACTGGCCCGCATTCGCGGCAAACGGCAAGGGCACGGTCACGGTCGGCCAGTTGCTCGCGCACACCTCGGGGCTCGCCCCCGACGTTCCCCTCGCCGCACGCAACCGCTCGCGTCCCGGCGTGCTGCGCGAAGTCCTGGCCGAGCGGCTGCACGCCGCGCCTGGCGCGCGCGTGATCTACAGCGACATCAATTTCGTCGTCCTCGGCGAACTCGTGCAACGCATCACGCACCGGACACTCGACGATTACGCTCGCGCACACATCTTTGCCCCGCTCGCGATGCGCGATACGCAGTTCGTGCCCGACCTCGGGCACATGGCGCGCAGCGCGCCGACCACGCCCGATGGCGCCGGCATGCGCGAGGGCCGTGTGCACGACCCGACCGCGGCCGCGATGGGCGGCGTAGCCGGCAACGCCGGCCTCTTTTCGACGGCAGACGATCTCGCGCGCTATGCGCGCATGCTGCTCGGCGGCGGCCGGCTCGAGGGCGCGCGGGTGCTGCGGTCTTCCACCGTCGCTTCGCTGACGGTACCGCGCTCGCCGCCCGGCGAGTTGCCTTGGCGCGGCTTCGGATGGGCGCTCGACGCTCCGCTCGTACCGAATCGCGACCGGCTTGCGCCGCTCGGCGCGTTGACGCATACCGGCTACACCGGCACCGCGCTGTGGATCGACTTCGTCACGCAGCGCTTCGTCATCATCCTCAGCAACCGCGTGCATCCGTACGAAAGCGGCGATGCACGTCCCTTGCGGGCGCAGATCGTCGGCTGGCTCGCCAGCAGGGGCAAGGAAACCGGCTCGGACGACATCGCCCGGGCATTGCCGCTCGCCGCACCGGCCATCGACGCGTTTCGGCGGCCGCCTTCCTCGCATGGCCCGGTTCTGAGCGGCATCGACGTGCTGCAGGCGCAGGCCTTTGCGCCGCTCGCCGGAATGCGAGTCGGGCTGCTGACCAACCGCAGCGGATTCGACCACGCCGGCAGGCGGACCATCGACCTCCTGGCTCAAGCGCCGGGGCTGACGCTCGTCACTCTGTTCTCGCCTGAGCACGGCCTCGCCACCGACCGCGACGCACGCGTGCCCGACGCGCGCGATGCCGCGACCGGCTTGCCCGTACGCAGCCTGTATGGCGGCACGCGGCGTTTCGCGCCTGCCTCGCTCGATGGTCTCGATGCACTCGTCGTCGATCTTCAGGATGCGGGCGTGCGCCTCTTCACCTACGAGACGACGCTCGGCTATGCGCTCGAAGCGGCGGCGGCGCGTGGGATCCCGCTCTTCGTGCTCGATCGTCCGAACCCGCTCGGTGCTGACACCTTCGGCGGCCCCGTGCTCGACGCGGACCGCGAATCGTTCACCGGCTACCACCCGTTGCCGCTCGTGCATGGCATGACGATGGGCGAGCTCGCCACGCTTCTGAACGATGAGCGCGGCATCGGCGCGCAGTTGCACGTGATCCCGATGCAAGGCTACCGGCGCGCGATGCGCTTCGCCGACACCGGTCTCGGATGGGTCCCGCCCTCGCCGAACCTGCGCACGCTGGCCGCACTGGATCTCTATCCCGACCTCGCGCTGCTGGAGGGCGCCAACCTCAGCGTCGGCCGCGGCACCGCCCGCCCGTTCGAGCAGATCGGCGCACCGTGGATGGACGGCGAGGCGCTGGCGCAAGCGCTGAACGCACGGGCGCTCGGCGCGCGCTTTCGCCCGGTGGATTTCGTGCCTTTGGAATCGACCTACCGCGGCAAGCTCTGCCATGGCGTCGCGATCGCCCGCGACATGGCGTCCGCCCCCTCAGGGATGCTCGGCCTCGGCATAGCCATCGCGCTTCGCCAGCTTTATCCGGATCGGTTCGATCTCGACGCAACACGCGATGCGATCGGTTCGACAACGGTATGGGAAGCGCTCAGGAACGGCGCGAGCCTCGAGACGCTGCAGCCGGTGCTCGACGCTCAGCGGGCATCCTTTGCGGCCCGGCGCTCGCGCTTCCTGCTGTACTGA
- a CDS encoding cytochrome b has translation MSVYRPTTVNSYGSVARALHWLVALLVAAQFVIGWTMPEVHRDTLPVGLIAWHLGVGATLVAAVVLRIVWRATHRPPPDTLAPVHRIASKLTHTLLYAALAAVPLLGWANASSRGWDVKVLGLVGLPALSAKGSALGHEMGDVHSALAWVLLVLIAAHVAAALYHRFVLKDDVLQRML, from the coding sequence ATGAGCGTTTATCGCCCAACCACCGTCAACAGCTACGGCAGTGTCGCGCGAGCCTTGCATTGGCTCGTCGCGCTGCTCGTTGCCGCACAGTTCGTCATCGGCTGGACCATGCCCGAGGTCCATCGCGACACGCTGCCCGTAGGCCTCATCGCGTGGCATCTCGGCGTCGGTGCCACCCTCGTGGCCGCCGTCGTCTTGCGCATCGTCTGGCGCGCCACGCATCGTCCGCCCCCGGACACGCTCGCTCCCGTGCACCGCATTGCGTCGAAACTCACGCATACGCTGCTGTACGCCGCGCTCGCCGCCGTGCCGCTGCTGGGTTGGGCCAATGCCTCGTCGCGCGGCTGGGACGTGAAGGTGCTGGGGCTCGTGGGCCTGCCGGCGTTGAGCGCGAAAGGCTCGGCGCTCGGGCACGAGATGGGCGACGTTCATAGCGCGCTCGCCTGGGTGCTGCTCGTGCTGATCGCGGCGCACGTCGCAGCGGCGCTCTATCATCGCTTCGTGCTGAAAGACGACGTATTGCAGCGCATGCTGTAA
- a CDS encoding amidase produces the protein MSTRNELIALSATKLRRLLDAREISASELLEACIQRIETLNPAVNAFTATCFERARREAASADEALARGERRGPLQGLPIGIKDLEETEGVLTTYGSPRFRGYVPDADNALVARLRAAGAIVVGKTNVPELGAGANTFNPVWGATGNPFDPRLNAGGSSGGSAAALALDMVPVACGSDTGGSLRIPAAKCGVVGLRTSPGLVPSTRKPLGWTPLSVVGPMGRNVEDTWLQLLPTLGVSGGDPLSYSAPVPAGIDDTPQTDLSRLRVGYTEDFGVCEVDDAIRRVFRARVSALASNFACCEPLEFDLAHAHRCFDVLRAEAFVAGLREAYEQDPSSLGPNPRANYEMGASMTLADCVWAHAEQTRIFRRFQQLFDRYDLIVAPTTPVSPFPWREPYLKSVNGVALENYYRWLSLTYVVTLATNPALSLPCGVDHKGMPFGLQLVGRFRGDFELLAAARSIESVCNASAELRRPVPDAARLAESQVDLRAIVTHPPLVAASGQTVDEPRKARPGV, from the coding sequence ATGTCGACCCGAAACGAACTGATCGCCCTCAGCGCAACGAAGCTTCGCCGTCTGCTCGATGCGCGCGAAATCTCGGCGAGCGAACTGCTCGAGGCCTGCATCCAACGGATCGAGACGCTCAACCCCGCGGTCAACGCATTCACGGCAACGTGCTTCGAGCGCGCGCGGCGCGAAGCGGCCTCCGCCGATGAGGCGCTTGCGCGCGGCGAGCGCCGCGGCCCGCTGCAGGGCCTGCCGATCGGCATCAAGGATCTCGAGGAAACCGAGGGTGTTTTGACGACTTACGGCTCGCCGCGCTTTCGGGGATATGTTCCCGATGCGGACAATGCGCTCGTCGCTCGCCTGCGTGCGGCGGGGGCGATTGTCGTCGGCAAGACCAACGTGCCGGAGCTTGGTGCCGGAGCCAATACGTTCAATCCGGTCTGGGGCGCCACAGGCAATCCATTCGATCCGCGCTTGAACGCCGGTGGATCGTCGGGAGGATCGGCCGCGGCACTCGCGCTCGATATGGTGCCCGTGGCGTGCGGCTCGGATACCGGCGGCTCGCTGCGTATTCCTGCAGCAAAGTGCGGCGTGGTCGGACTGCGCACGTCACCCGGGCTCGTACCCAGCACGCGCAAGCCGCTCGGCTGGACGCCGCTGTCCGTCGTCGGGCCGATGGGGCGCAACGTCGAGGATACATGGCTGCAGTTGCTGCCGACTTTGGGCGTGTCGGGCGGCGATCCGCTCAGCTATTCCGCCCCCGTGCCCGCGGGGATCGACGATACGCCGCAGACAGATCTGTCGCGTTTGCGCGTGGGTTATACGGAGGATTTCGGCGTTTGCGAAGTGGACGATGCGATTCGCCGCGTGTTTCGCGCGCGCGTGAGCGCGCTGGCGTCGAATTTCGCCTGCTGCGAGCCGCTCGAGTTCGATCTCGCCCATGCGCATCGCTGCTTCGACGTGCTGCGGGCCGAGGCCTTCGTGGCAGGGCTGCGCGAGGCCTATGAGCAGGATCCTTCCTCGCTGGGCCCGAATCCGCGCGCGAACTACGAGATGGGCGCCAGCATGACGCTCGCCGACTGCGTTTGGGCCCATGCCGAGCAGACGCGCATTTTCCGGCGTTTCCAGCAGCTTTTCGATCGTTACGATCTCATCGTCGCACCGACGACGCCGGTCTCGCCGTTCCCTTGGCGGGAGCCTTACCTGAAGTCGGTCAATGGGGTCGCGCTCGAGAACTACTACCGGTGGCTTTCGCTGACCTACGTCGTGACGCTGGCAACGAATCCCGCCTTGTCGCTGCCTTGCGGCGTGGACCACAAGGGCATGCCGTTCGGCCTGCAGTTGGTCGGGCGCTTTCGCGGCGACTTCGAACTGCTGGCGGCGGCACGCTCTATCGAATCCGTCTGCAATGCCTCCGCGGAGTTGCGCCGGCCGGTGCCCGATGCCGCCCGGCTCGCCGAGTCGCAAGTCGACCTGCGTGCGATCGTCACGCATCCGCCGCTCGTGGCCGCGAGCGGGCAGACGGTGGACGAACCACGCAAGGCCCGGCCCGGCGTGTGA
- a CDS encoding LysR family transcriptional regulator, translated as MSARILQEAAVRYFLEVVDTGSISDAAVRLHVVPSAVSRQIARLESELGTALFERQSRGMVASKAGELLAAYARRSMLDAEQVSAEIEALRSDAQHMIRLACTEGFVGDFLPPLMASFRREVPAVQFELAVDSAGGVTQRVRQADADVGLTFSFGPAADIEVAYAMPSPVLAVVAAGHPLASAPRVSFRELLDYPLALPGPNSTLRKLFDVYCSREGVACKSVLSSETLEALLRFAMASDAIAFCGELAIRHRLACAELIALPVPELNVSDRSIEVQTLARRQIAPLMRRFIDLVGKALPAPARVVEK; from the coding sequence ATGAGTGCGCGAATCCTGCAGGAGGCGGCGGTCCGTTATTTTCTCGAGGTCGTCGATACGGGCTCGATCAGCGATGCGGCGGTCCGCCTTCATGTCGTGCCATCGGCGGTGAGCCGGCAGATTGCGCGGCTCGAAAGCGAACTCGGCACCGCGCTTTTCGAGCGGCAATCGCGCGGCATGGTGGCCAGCAAGGCGGGCGAACTTCTCGCCGCCTATGCGCGACGCTCGATGCTCGACGCGGAGCAGGTCAGCGCCGAAATCGAGGCGCTGCGCAGCGACGCGCAGCATATGATCCGGCTCGCCTGCACCGAGGGGTTCGTGGGAGATTTCCTGCCGCCTCTGATGGCGAGCTTCAGGCGCGAAGTTCCAGCCGTGCAGTTCGAGCTCGCCGTCGATTCGGCCGGGGGCGTCACGCAGCGCGTGAGGCAGGCCGATGCCGACGTCGGGCTTACATTCAGCTTCGGGCCCGCCGCCGACATCGAAGTAGCGTATGCGATGCCCTCTCCGGTACTGGCCGTGGTTGCCGCGGGGCATCCGCTCGCATCGGCGCCGCGCGTCTCGTTTCGCGAGTTGCTCGATTATCCGCTCGCGCTGCCTGGCCCGAACTCGACCTTGCGCAAGTTGTTCGATGTGTACTGCAGCCGTGAGGGCGTGGCCTGCAAGAGCGTGCTGAGCAGTGAAACGCTCGAGGCGCTGTTGCGCTTCGCCATGGCCAGCGATGCGATCGCGTTTTGCGGAGAGCTCGCCATTCGGCACCGGCTTGCGTGCGCGGAGTTGATCGCATTGCCGGTGCCGGAGCTCAACGTCAGCGATCGCTCGATCGAGGTACAGACACTCGCGCGGCGGCAGATCGCTCCACTCATGCGGCGCTTTATCGATCTGGTCGGCAAGGCGCTGCCGGCTCCTGCCCGCGTTGTCGAAAAGTAA